Below is a genomic region from Macaca thibetana thibetana isolate TM-01 chromosome 1, ASM2454274v1, whole genome shotgun sequence.
tataaaattgcatAGAAAATGAACAGTTTAAACCTTGGAGGGCAGCTTCATTCATTCCATTCCTTACTGTAGAACTGTTTCCCTACAGCCTAGTAATAGAGGAGACATTTCTAAAATCGTACCCAGAACTGTCTACACCAACAGCAAAGATTCGACTGTCAATCACAGTTTGACTTGCACCAAAATACCACCTATGAACTATGTGTCAAAGGTTTGAAGAGCCCCCAATTTTCTTAActctatataaaaattaagttgtAATGAGCTGTTACAAGTAACCTGTATCCACAGTAGAAGCCCAAAGCAGCCCCCACTGCATTTGTGTGCTGTCCCTGGACAGATTCGAGCGTCAACCAGGCCTGCCTCTGAGCCATTCCTGTGTATTTCCTCAGTGCCTCCCAGCTTGGCTGCTTCCCCTGCAAGCAGAACACAGTGCTGCCTCAGACCCCAGGCACAGGGGCCTTCCTGGGGTGTTTCACTCATACAGAGGGCATCGGGTCCCACCCTGTCACTCATTTCATCGTCTAAAATAAATCAGTGAGTGCGTGCCTCGAGCCGGGGACAGTGCTGCTGCAGGGGACCCAGCTGGGACCAAGGCAGACTGTCTCCCCTCCTGGGATTTACAGGGTCATGGCTCTGACACATTCTCTAGTGTTCTTTGGACACGAGTTTTCCCTGGAGATCACTTTCTGCAGACCTCTTTGTCCTAACTGTGGCTGCTTTTCAGAGCCTGCCATTTGCTGCAAGGTTGAACACCCCCATGGGCCCTGGACGAACTGTCGTCGTTAAAGGAGAAGTGAATACAAATGCCAAAAGGTCAGTATCCTTGGGTAGCAGTCACAGTGCAGATACCTCCGTGCCTGTTACGCCTTCCACCCGTGAGCGGTCTTATGAGCTAGAATTAGGGCTAGTGTCAGAATCTTCATTTCCAAGGTGAGATGATTCAAGCAGGAGGAGGTTAGATTGCTAACAGCTAGTTGGCGGCAGAGCCAGGACTAAAGCCCAGTGTTCTGACGTCACCTTTTTCTGGCCAGACGAGAGAGTAGCATTTTTGTCCACGAGGCCTACCCTTGCCTTGGAGAACTCCAGGGCAGCCCCGTAAGATCAGGcaacattgttttttctttttttttttttgagattgagcctcactgtgtcatccagactggagtgcagtgtcgcaatcccagcacaccacaacctccgccccctgggtgttcaagcgattctcctacctcagcctctggagtacctgggattacaggcgcaccaccacgcccagctagtttttgaatatttgtatttttagtagagacagggtttcaccatgttggccaggctgatctcgaacgcctgacctcaagtgatccgcccactttggcctcccaaagtgctgggattacaggtgtgagccaccgcgtccggcccagGCAACATTTTTTAGGGCCCCTATTGTCATGTGATTTAGAAAATTTCTGCTTTAACAACTTTTTCCAGAGATGTCCAGCCTTCTGAAAGCTTGAAATTAGAGCTATTTCCTAGAAAGTGGCATACtttcaaggaaggaaggaacacgGGTAGATGATGAAAAGAGAATACCTGCTTGAGAGGATCCCAGGCTCCTGTGGCCTGAAGTAGTCATTTGGTTTAACTGGCGTTAAACCTTCAATTTCTGTCCAGCCACATCTCAACCTCAACGCTCATTTTaaagggttttaaatttttttttttattttacaagtaaCAAATTAGTGGAATACTGagtttaaaatttcaacttcatCTGCATTCCCATGTCCATGTGAACATGTTTCACAGAGTTAGGGTCATAGTTCAAGCCTGGCCATTAACATTGCTGAAACTGCCACTACTCTGTCCTACTTGGTTAATTaaggtttgttgttttgtttttttttttttcctttctcaaaagCTTTAATGTTGACCTACTAGCAGGAAAATCAAAGGATATCGCTCTACACTTGAACCCACGCCTGAATATTAAAGCATTTAtaagaaattcttttcttcagGAGTCCtggggagaagaagagagaaatattaCCTCTTTCCCATTTAGTCCTGGGATGTACTTTGAGGTGAGGTTACAGTTTTTGAAAATGGGACAGCACCAAGCATCCGGGAGCAGGAGTGGGATAAGTGGTCCATTTAAATCAAGTCCTAACTCAGTATGTGGAGGTcgtgtatgttttttgtttactTGGAGATTGTAATTTGCCCCATTTTATAATGTGGGCAATCAGTATAAATAGCAAAGCCAGTAGAGTGTCAAATTATGTGCACTGGAATTGACATTTGTCATCATATTAAAATTCCTGTGTAGCCCCATATTGATAGGAATGTAACCAGGAAGCTTGTCTCAGGACTGGAGTCACACATTTAATTGCAGAAGCGGACATGAGGACGTGGAGACCCTAAAACTGCTTGCTTGCACTGGCCATCACCTCCCATCAGGGTAGATGGTTTCAGGTGGCAGTCCTTTCTCCTAAGGAGTTAGTTAGTCTTGTTTGTATGTATTCAAGGAAAAATACATCAGTCCCTTGGAGCTAAAAGGCATGTAGTCCTGAGTCCCCAAATAGGTGACTATTGTAACACATACCTTTCCCAAAATATGTTTTTGGGATGCTGAGCAGAGAATCGTCTCCTTGCGATGTGGATGCCGGGTGCTTGGCCAGCCTCACTCACCAGCTCAGGTGCCACTGCCTCACACAGTCACTTAGGGTCATTGGTTTAGGTTATAATTCTACAGCATTTTAAACTGCCACATCCTCTGGACCATGTGGGTTCTTGAGGACTCATCAAAACCCGTTACTAAAAGCATGAGTATCAGGCGGAATAGATAGCAATGTGACATGCGTTATTTATTCCTAAGTTCCAGTCTAATGCAGCGCCCTGGTATGTGGAGCGTAGACGGATGTGGGCTAATCATGGAGGGTTCCCTGGAAATTGTGGATATTGGTTTGGAATTCAGAAAGCTGGGAAGGATGTGGAAGGCTGAAGGTTGGCTTTTCTAGATGTAGGGCTTGATCTGAACAAGTCCTTAGAGTGGGAAGGGCAGCACAGGGTTGCTGGCTTGGCAAGAGTCAAGGCGTAAAGGGTGACGTGGGGTTCGCTGGAGGGAAACAGAGGTGAGCGCTCTAGAAGGAAGTTGAGCCTTGTGGTGGGTGACAGGAAACCAATGATGTAACTTGTTTTGGACCTATCTCGGCCCCAAGTTTGGATttactatattaatataaaagaGGACAATAATGATACATTCAAGTAATGCTGAAAGATACTAAGATGAAAATATCTCCAACTTCGTAATTCAAATCGTACCATTAGGATTAGATGAACCATAttccaggcaatttttttttgcagagacagtgAAAAGCATGGCTGGCTGAaggaatgaatagatggatgttGTATGCTTTTGAACAATCatcttttccatttaattttctaattcaGGAACAGTAATTATCCTCATGTTGATCACTGTTGACGATTTTCTGTACTGATCGGTCCTTTCCAGGGGCTTCCATCTCTTGCCTTTTAGCTACGCTTGCACTGAGATTATCTCAGGTCTTTCCATTATACCATCACTGTCATTTTAAATCTTCTTGCTGTTTCAAACACACTTTAGTTGTATctacagtgttttaaaaacaatctCATTCAGTATTGTAATTTCATCCGTGGGCTCTTCCTCTGGATGGAATCCATGTTCCTCCCAGCTGTTCGGCAGCATCAGATGGTTGTGAGGGATTCTGTTGTTCTGTCTTCTTCTAGGCTGGGGGTCTTGCAAAGGATGTGCCTTCTTTTCATTTGCAGTAGTCTGCTCACCCAGAGGCATGTCATTTCTTTGCCACTTGCTTGTAATTCACTGGCTTTGTACTTGCTCTGATACAGTACAGGTGACTAATTGACTCCCTCTGCTGCCAACTTGGTTTTCCTTCTGAGCGATAGCATGAGgctgtgtgttttgtgttttcttgagattttgttaaatatatccAGGGTCCCTTCTACCTGGTTGGAACTGGGATTTCCACCATTCTTGTGGGGACAGAATCTCAGGTTACATCTATTTCCCCAATCCTCTGTAGCCACAGAAGCTTCATTGGCCAGCTCTGTTATCAGAGTGCAGGACTTGAGCTGAAACTTCCTCCCTCCTGATTTTCCTTGGCAGCCCTTTCCACGGCTCCTGTCAAAAGAACGAAAACCCTCAAGTTGCCGCTTTGCAGATTCAGGTTTTGTGCTTCATTCTGGCCTCTGGGGGTGGGGCCGGGTTGGCAGCAAGGCTGAGCTGCCCCTCCTTCTTCTGAAGCCTTCATGGGGGGCCAGGAGCACAGGGAGAGCTCAGTGCAGGGCCTCCCAGAGGCCTTCTCAGTGTGCGTGGAAACCCTGCCTGGCACTAGCAGCGTGGCGCCAGCAGTGTAAAGTTGAGGTGTAAAGGTGATGTAAAAGGCtggttgtttttttggtttttcattgtTTGAGTTTTGGGCACAGATGACTGTGAAGGGCAGACACTGCTGATGAATCTGAATGAATCTACCGGAATGCACAGCACTTCGCACTCATGGGATACCCAGCTTTGATGGCTTTGGACAAACACACTGAGGCTAAGATGTGCTGAGCTTATGGAATCAGGATCACCAAGCAGCTGTAAAAACCCTAGCAAGTGCCTTAAGCTGCTGAAATTTCGTATTAATTGTCTGGCTTGTTCACGATCCTAGCGTTTGAGGCAGAAAAGACAGGATCCAAGTCCCTTGGTTCCAGGCTACTAGCTGGAAACAGCATCTCAGTGAACTAGAGCGACCACATTAGGAGTTTTCCTGCTTTAGGAGAGTCCCCAGCATCAGTGAGGAGGGGCAGCACTCCAGCTTTCCAGGAGCAAGGGGCAGGATGCGGCCGAGGGAGAGGGGCTGTTGAGGAAAGGAAGGCCGCAGGCCCTGGGGATGGTGTGAGGCTCCAGACACATCCAGGTCACTTCCCTGGGTGGGATGAGGCAGACAGTGCCACCACCAGGGACACTTTCGTTAGATTAGGGTCTTGGAAGTCACAGAAGGAAGTCAGCAGCAGCAGGCTAGGACTTTTCTACGTATAAAGAAATCAAATGGTTTATTCTGACACCCTGTTAGTGtgtaacacacacaaaattttaaactaaGGGGAACCACTAATGgcatgtttcctttcctttcagatGATAATTTATTGTGATGTTAgagaattcaaggttgcagtaaatGGCGTACACAGCCTGGAGTACAAACACAGATTTAAAGAGCTCAGCAGTATTGACACGCTGGAAATTAATGGAGACATCCACTTAGTGGAAGTAAGGAGCTGGTAGCCTACCTGCACAGCTGCTACAAAAACCGAAATACAGAATGGCTTCTGTGATACTGGCCTTGCCAAATCGCATCTCACTGTCATTCTATtgtttatattgttaaaatgagcTTGTGTGCCCTTCGGTCCTGCTGGGTGTTCTCAGTCCTTGCCATGAAGTATGGCAGTGTCTAGCACTGAATGGGGAAACTGGGGGCAGCAACACTTACAACCAGTTAAAGCCACTCTGCCGTCTCTCCTGCTTTGGCTGACTCTTCAAGAAtcccattcaacaagtatttatggaGTACCTACTAGAATACAGTAgctaacatgtattgagcacagatttttttttttttggcaaaactGTGCAAGGAGCTGGCATATACACTTAGTGGTCAAACAGACCAGTATGTTCCCTGTTCTCTTGAGCTTCGACTCTTCTGTGCTCTATCGCTGTGCACTGCTTTTTCTACAGGCATTACATCAACTCTAAGGGGTCCTCTGGGATTAGTTATGCAGCCGTTAAATCACCCGAAGACACTAATTTATCGAAGACACACCTCCTTCCCCGGTGATCACGCTCATAACCAGTGCGCTATCATATCCCATCACTGGGAGGACTGATGTTGACTTACATCATTTTATCACAATAAACATGTGGCTCTATTAGCTGCAAGCTTTACCAAATAATTAGCACGACATCTGAGCACAGCAcagaaattaaggcaaaaaacCCAAAGCAGAACAAGGAAATGGTGCTGAAATTAACCTGATGCCAAGCCCAAGACAGCTGATTTCTGTGTATTTGAACTTAGGGCGAATCCGAGTCTACACAGACTCCTACAGAAAGCTTAAGGAAGAGGCAAGATGCATTCAATTTGAAAGGTATTTATGGGCAACAAAGTAAGGTCAGGATTAGACTTCAGGGAGTCATAAGGCAGGCAGTATCAGAAAGTGTACACCAACTAAGAGACCCACCAAGCAGGCAGAGGTAATGCAAACATCTGTTTTGTTCCCATGCAAATCACCACTCAAGGCCTCTGTTCTTAAGATTAGTCCATCATCATTAGCAACTGAGATCAAAGCACTCTTCTGCTTTAAGTGATTAAAATCAAACCTGTATCAGCAAGTTAAATTGttgcatttctgtaatttttctattatttgaggGGAGTTGGCAGAAGTTCCATATATATGGGATCTTTACAGGTCAGATCTTGTTTCAGGAAATTTCAAAGGTTTGGGAGTCGGGAGGGAAAAAAGCTCGCTCAGTGAGGATCATTTTATCACATTAAACTGGGGCAGAACTCTGCCAGGATTTAGGAATATTTTCAGAACAGATTTCAGTTAGATATTATTTCTATCCATATATTGAAAAGAATGCCATTGTCaatcttatcttttaaaaagtactcaGTGTAGAAATTGCTAGCCCTTAATTCTTTTTCAGCTTTTCATGTTAATTTATGCAGAGTCTCACCAAGCTCAAAGACactggttgggggtggggggtgccaCAGGGAAAGCTGTAGAAGGCAAGAAGACTCCAGAATCCtccagttatttttcttcttaaagaccATCAAGGTGCTTAACTGAGCTTTGGAGACTGTGAggcatttgggaaaaaaatagccCACTCACATCATTCCTTATAAGTCTtaagttcattttcattttatatggagtaaaaaatttaaaaagctattagTATTTATTAATGAATTTTATTGAGACATTTCTTAGAAATATGCAATTCTATACAAGCAAGCTCTGTCTCTAAACTGCAAGTTGACCTTTTGCTTGCCACATTTCTGCATTAAACTTCTATATTAGTTTCAAAGGCTTTTAAACTCAATGCGAACATTCTATGGGATTGTTCTTGATGCCTTTAAAAAGGGGGCAGATTTAATTTCATTTGAGCCCTCACTTCCCAACTTCACCATGACCCAGTACTAGAGATTAGGGCACTTGAAAGCACTGAAAAAAATCTACTGATACTTACTGTCTTAGACAAGTAATTCTTAGTTAACCACCGATGGAATTGGGTTCATTCTTAATCCGGGAGGAGCTTCCTCGTGCCACCCAGTGTTTCTGGGCCCTCTGTGTGAGCAGCCAGGTGTGAGCTGCTTTAGAAGCAGCGTATTGCCTCCATCTCCCCTGTTTCCCAGAGGAATAAAGGATAAAGGTGACAGTCACActtctgggttaaaaaaaaaaaagcattccagAACCACTTCTCTTTATAGGCACAAGAAATGAAGGCTGAAGTTCGCCTATCCAAAATGAAAAGTAGGCTTTATGGTCAAAAGTATTTCTGTTGATTGCtaaaaaacttcattttcttGAAGTAGAGAGCAACTTGGAGTGAAATCTGCAACACAGATACCATGTATATAAGACACTGCTGTACAGCAGAGTCAAGGCTTACAGTACAAATGAGGCGTCTGCTTTGGGTGCTAAAAGTAAACAG
It encodes:
- the LGALS8 gene encoding galectin-8 isoform X2, with protein sequence MMLSLNNLQNIIYNPVIPYVGTIPDQLDPGTLIVIRGHVPSDADRAGCIVCNTLIKEKWGREEITYDTPFKREKSFEIVIMVLKDKFQVAVNGKHTLLYGHRIGTEKIDTLGIYGKVNIHSIGFRFSSDLQSTQASGLELTEISREKVPKSGTPQLPSNRGDISKIVPRTVYTNSKDSTVNHSLTCTKIPPMNYVSKSLPFAARLNTPMGPGRTVVVKGEVNTNAKSFNVDLLAGKSKDIALHLNPRLNIKAFIRNSFLQESWGEEERNITSFPFSPGMYFEMIIYCDVREFKVAVNGVHSLEYKHRFKELSSIDTLEINGDIHLVEVRSW